Proteins found in one Verrucomicrobiales bacterium genomic segment:
- a CDS encoding VIT family protein, protein MPHAEQHRTHRVGWLRAAVLGANDGIVSTASLIVGVAAAESTRSNVLVAGVAGLVAGAMSMAAGEYVSVSSQSDTENADIDRERLELATDGEREHAELAAIYVARGIEAKLAEEVATQLMAKDALGAHARDELGISETLSARPVQAAFASAGSFAVGAAMPLALVVLVPSSALVWAVSASSLLFLALLGSLAARAGGSPIWTSVARVTFWGALAMALTAGVGALVGPSL, encoded by the coding sequence ATGCCACATGCAGAACAACATCGAACCCACCGCGTAGGCTGGCTTCGCGCGGCCGTGCTCGGAGCCAACGACGGCATCGTTTCCACAGCTAGTCTGATCGTGGGGGTCGCGGCAGCCGAATCCACTCGAAGTAACGTCTTGGTCGCGGGCGTGGCTGGACTGGTGGCTGGCGCCATGTCTATGGCGGCGGGCGAATACGTCAGTGTCAGTTCCCAATCGGATACCGAGAATGCCGATATCGACCGAGAGCGGCTCGAACTGGCGACCGATGGGGAGCGCGAACACGCTGAGTTGGCAGCGATCTACGTCGCTCGTGGGATCGAAGCCAAGCTGGCCGAGGAAGTCGCGACCCAGCTGATGGCTAAGGACGCCTTGGGCGCACACGCACGCGATGAACTGGGGATCTCGGAAACGTTGAGCGCCCGTCCCGTCCAAGCCGCGTTCGCGTCGGCCGGCTCGTTCGCCGTCGGTGCTGCGATGCCACTCGCGCTCGTGGTGCTTGTGCCTAGCTCGGCGCTGGTGTGGGCGGTCTCTGCCAGTTCGCTACTTTTTTTGGCTCTACTCGGTTCATTGGCGGCCCGCGCCGGAGGTTCACCGATCTGGACATCGGTCGCACGGGTGACTTTCTGGGGGGCGCTGGCGATGGCTCTGACCGCCGGAGTCGGAGCATTGGTCGGACCGAGCCTGTAG
- a CDS encoding sulfotransferase — translation MASQQHRSSGKKPSARGQAPVIPGLGSDLPELQKARALWQLNRFDEALEEFDRAVRRCPQNLVALVDASRAFGARFEIARAEELLDRLVQAAARKAEILHLAAQSYRMIFRPEKAIECFQRALTLRQDIPDAWLELSVLYERRHRLEEAIACTEDCLKFAPDYLEARLIKARLLRRRKDEAGSESILRELAHNAQAHPQIRAQAWADIAQLQDRAGDYEMAMESMLQCKALLLPHEGGIRRESEAVVRILSTLAESVTREDLIRWAETTRSLEPQRVALLTSFPRSGTTLLEQVLDSHPDLVSSDERELFARDIFPAMWMSPVQREPSLATLNALPEQRLLTLRERYLRSMSAALNQPIGNRIHLDKNPSFTLLIPSLLRLFPEMQLLIALRDPRDVVLSCFMQYLPLNTNSVCYLSLERTVNRYSIDMGVWLKLREKLPGKWLEVRYEDAVKNLEQEARRSVDFLGLTWDPQVMAYRDRLKDKAVSSPTYEAVSKPLYTSSIERWRHYERHFAPLLDQLQPFVKAFGYT, via the coding sequence ATGGCCAGCCAACAACATCGTTCTTCCGGCAAGAAGCCTTCGGCACGCGGGCAAGCCCCGGTAATCCCCGGGTTGGGCTCCGATCTGCCGGAGCTTCAGAAAGCCCGCGCACTCTGGCAGCTGAATCGTTTCGATGAGGCGCTCGAGGAGTTCGATCGAGCGGTTCGACGCTGTCCACAAAACCTCGTCGCTCTGGTCGATGCCAGCCGAGCCTTCGGGGCTCGGTTTGAAATCGCTCGGGCTGAGGAGCTTCTGGATCGATTAGTTCAGGCCGCGGCTCGCAAAGCTGAGATCCTCCACCTAGCTGCTCAGAGCTACCGCATGATCTTCCGGCCGGAAAAGGCCATCGAGTGCTTCCAGCGAGCGCTCACCCTGCGCCAGGATATCCCGGATGCGTGGCTGGAACTTTCGGTGCTCTATGAGCGTCGTCACCGGCTCGAAGAGGCAATCGCCTGCACCGAGGACTGCCTGAAGTTCGCGCCGGATTACCTGGAGGCGCGTCTGATCAAGGCCCGCTTGCTGCGTCGACGCAAGGACGAGGCGGGATCGGAATCCATTCTCCGAGAGCTGGCTCACAATGCCCAAGCCCACCCTCAAATAAGGGCTCAAGCTTGGGCGGACATCGCCCAGCTGCAAGATCGCGCCGGCGACTATGAGATGGCCATGGAATCCATGCTGCAATGCAAGGCATTGCTGCTGCCACATGAGGGGGGCATTCGCAGGGAATCAGAGGCGGTGGTTCGCATCCTAAGCACTCTGGCGGAGTCGGTGACGCGCGAAGATTTAATTCGGTGGGCGGAGACAACTCGCTCGCTCGAACCTCAACGGGTGGCGCTGCTGACGAGTTTTCCCAGATCGGGAACCACCCTGTTGGAACAAGTTCTGGACAGCCATCCAGATCTGGTGAGCTCGGACGAACGCGAACTGTTCGCTCGCGACATCTTTCCCGCGATGTGGATGAGCCCTGTCCAGCGAGAGCCCTCCCTTGCCACTCTGAATGCTCTCCCTGAACAACGGCTTCTAACGCTCCGGGAACGCTATCTGCGATCCATGTCGGCTGCCCTCAACCAGCCCATCGGCAACCGGATTCACCTGGATAAGAATCCATCTTTCACCCTGCTCATACCCTCCTTGCTTCGGTTGTTCCCGGAGATGCAACTCCTCATCGCCTTGCGCGACCCGCGCGACGTGGTCCTGAGCTGCTTCATGCAATACCTGCCGCTGAACACGAATAGCGTTTGCTACCTGTCGCTCGAGCGAACCGTCAACCGCTATTCCATCGATATGGGGGTCTGGCTGAAGTTGCGGGAAAAGCTTCCCGGGAAGTGGTTGGAAGTGCGTTACGAGGATGCCGTCAAAAACCTGGAGCAGGAGGCACGGCGCAGCGTCGACTTCCTGGGATTGACCTGGGATCCGCAAGTTATGGCCTATCGAGATCGCTTGAAGGATAAGGCCGTTAGCTCGCCCACCTACGAGGCGGTGAGCAAGCCTTTGTACACCAGTTCCATCGAGCGATGGAGGCATTACGAAAGACATTTTGCCCCCTTGCTCGATCAGCTTCAGCCGTTTGTTAAGGCTTTTGGATATACCTAA
- a CDS encoding PEP-CTERM sorting domain-containing protein produces the protein MIVTQSKRNLSWMGSMLAVSLVSTVSSLSAGTILNVVETGGDNEATDTIAAKWTGQTWKVSIANEPVPGATVDSSYTAGTFGSLAPAFVDRNHRFIDDPGTAGGAALAIPAYLVGQEYILSGNDNRDNASYRLDVTVGTASTVYMLIDNRLSDANNANPPTFDATHMQWILDQGWMPSLNGLNRFGNASVADEVAIDEGADGTINQWYSVYKKEVDAGSFTLFQADNAGQNMYGVVVVPVPEPGTLSLVGLGLAGLLFRRRTR, from the coding sequence ATGATCGTAACCCAATCCAAAAGAAACTTGTCCTGGATGGGATCGATGCTGGCGGTTTCCCTCGTCAGCACGGTTTCCTCCCTTTCGGCCGGAACTATCCTAAATGTCGTTGAGACCGGTGGTGATAACGAAGCGACTGATACCATCGCTGCCAAGTGGACTGGTCAGACCTGGAAGGTCAGCATCGCCAATGAGCCCGTCCCCGGCGCGACGGTTGACAGCTCCTATACTGCAGGCACCTTTGGCAGCCTTGCTCCCGCCTTTGTAGATCGGAACCACCGATTCATCGATGATCCGGGTACCGCGGGCGGCGCGGCACTCGCGATTCCCGCCTACTTGGTTGGTCAGGAATATATCCTCTCCGGCAACGACAATCGTGACAACGCCAGCTATCGCTTGGACGTTACGGTGGGGACTGCCTCGACGGTTTACATGCTCATCGACAATCGTCTCAGTGATGCGAACAATGCCAATCCCCCAACCTTCGATGCCACTCACATGCAGTGGATTCTCGATCAGGGTTGGATGCCTTCGTTGAACGGCCTCAACCGTTTTGGCAACGCGAGCGTGGCGGACGAAGTGGCGATCGACGAGGGCGCCGACGGCACGATCAACCAATGGTATTCGGTCTACAAGAAGGAGGTTGATGCGGGTAGCTTCACTTTGTTCCAGGCCGATAACGCAGGACAGAACATGTATGGTGTCGTGGTGGTTCCGGTGCCTGAACCTGGAACCCTTTCACTGGTCGGGCTCGGCCTGGCTGGCCTGCTATTCCGACGCCGAACGCGCTAG
- a CDS encoding c-type cytochrome codes for MNIFRFILTKPRPWGVSLLVLSGGLLAIGGAVGWSGLVPIAASAGHWPITRWILQRAKERSVDTHSLGIQPPPLTGTSLIRKGAAHYETGCRPCHGAPGSDRPRIALAMMPPPPDLSLRTTSWEPQHLFYIVKHGIKFTGMPSWPSPGRDDEVWALVAFLQQLPELDSRAYEKLAQGSDAGAGTAPTQPSLAAPALGLDSGLLASCNRCHGRDGLSRHDEAFPRIAGQQPAYLRGALRGYATGQRPSGIMGPVASALDYEQLTALAIHFSQLEATVVRVQNDSSLAIERGRNIAMFGIASQRVPACVECHGLAEGPRNPAYPRLAGQHADYLLLQLELFRDERRGGSKYSHLMRFVAGRLTREQAEEVANYFASLPWQGFNESPP; via the coding sequence ATGAACATTTTTCGCTTTATCCTCACCAAACCAAGACCCTGGGGAGTAAGTCTGCTCGTCTTATCGGGTGGGCTCCTTGCGATCGGGGGAGCAGTAGGTTGGTCAGGACTTGTTCCGATCGCTGCGAGTGCCGGGCATTGGCCGATCACTCGATGGATTCTCCAGCGGGCCAAAGAGCGTTCCGTCGACACACATTCGCTAGGAATTCAGCCTCCCCCGTTGACGGGGACGTCCCTCATCCGGAAGGGGGCTGCCCATTACGAAACCGGCTGTCGCCCGTGTCACGGTGCGCCCGGTTCGGATCGACCTCGGATTGCCCTGGCCATGATGCCCCCGCCACCCGATCTGTCATTGAGAACCACTTCCTGGGAGCCCCAGCACCTGTTTTACATAGTGAAGCATGGCATTAAATTTACCGGAATGCCCTCCTGGCCCAGCCCAGGACGCGACGATGAAGTCTGGGCTCTGGTTGCGTTCCTTCAGCAGCTCCCGGAACTTGACTCGCGGGCCTACGAGAAGCTCGCCCAGGGATCGGATGCCGGGGCGGGAACCGCCCCCACTCAACCCTCGCTGGCCGCTCCGGCCCTGGGTTTGGATTCGGGCCTCCTCGCCAGCTGCAACCGGTGTCACGGTCGCGACGGGCTGAGCAGGCACGACGAGGCGTTTCCGCGCATCGCCGGTCAGCAGCCGGCTTACCTGCGTGGCGCTTTACGGGGATATGCCACGGGTCAAAGACCTAGTGGGATTATGGGACCTGTTGCCTCCGCCCTGGATTACGAGCAACTGACCGCGCTGGCGATTCACTTCTCCCAACTGGAGGCAACAGTGGTTCGAGTCCAGAATGACTCAAGCTTGGCAATTGAGCGAGGTCGCAACATCGCAATGTTCGGCATCGCCAGCCAGCGAGTTCCGGCGTGCGTGGAATGTCACGGACTTGCGGAAGGTCCACGCAACCCAGCTTATCCGAGACTGGCAGGTCAGCATGCGGACTACCTCTTGCTTCAGTTGGAGTTGTTTCGGGACGAGCGTCGGGGGGGTAGCAAGTACTCACATCTCATGCGATTCGTCGCGGGGCGATTGACGCGAGAACAGGCCGAGGAGGTTGCCAACTATTTCGCCTCCTTGCCGTGGCAAGGATTTAACGAGAGTCCACCTTGA
- a CDS encoding cytochrome c oxidase assembly protein: MKPTTTPQLAGRGYPQGSKLALVVAGLIVLTATWTVPHGLLHNHGFSIHMTLHMLLVAVAAPLLSLGLAATAMDPVRRFPRLFSPIPASAVEFLAVWAWHTPGLHHLARHSSALWIVEQSSFLITGLWLWLAAFGGDATRRATRSAEGIIGLLLTSMHMTLLGALVALTPRPLYASPHPEAGAPLADQQLGGVIMLLIGGIAYLVGALWLTRQLLHSKTSSCPGGL, encoded by the coding sequence ATGAAACCCACCACCACTCCTCAACTCGCCGGCCGGGGGTATCCCCAAGGATCCAAACTCGCGCTGGTGGTGGCGGGCCTCATCGTCCTGACGGCGACATGGACCGTGCCGCATGGATTGCTCCACAACCACGGGTTTTCTATCCACATGACGCTACACATGCTGCTAGTTGCCGTCGCGGCTCCCCTGTTGAGCCTTGGGTTGGCCGCCACGGCGATGGATCCCGTCCGTCGCTTCCCTCGCTTATTTTCACCCATTCCGGCATCGGCGGTGGAGTTCCTGGCGGTTTGGGCCTGGCACACCCCCGGCCTGCATCATCTCGCGCGACATTCCTCGGCGCTGTGGATTGTTGAACAGTCTTCCTTCCTCATTACGGGTCTATGGCTCTGGCTCGCCGCGTTTGGAGGGGATGCAACCCGACGGGCCACCCGAAGCGCGGAAGGAATTATCGGGCTGCTCTTGACTTCCATGCACATGACGTTGCTCGGAGCCCTGGTGGCATTGACCCCACGTCCGCTCTATGCCTCCCCTCACCCCGAGGCCGGAGCGCCCTTGGCCGATCAGCAACTGGGAGGAGTCATCATGCTCCTGATTGGGGGGATTGCCTATCTGGTCGGGGCCTTATGGCTAACACGGCAGCTGCTTCACTCTAAAACGTCATCATGTCCGGGGGGCCTATGA